One Salvia splendens isolate huo1 chromosome 1, SspV2, whole genome shotgun sequence genomic window, AGCAATGGTAGGTAGCCGCCGCATAGTAATtagtaaacaaataaaaaactcTAGATATTAATCTAGGTTAAAAAACAAATTGGGGAAATTCATGTTCACACGCAATGTATCCATCCACCGTCATTAAAACAGATTAGGAACTTCAATGAAAATTATCACCTCCACAACTTACCGAACATACAGCAGCTGATCCACTACTAATTTACAGAAGCCACAAATCCGAGTAAAATTAGGAATTTAGAAGAATCTAACTGCAATTactcaaaatttataattagaTCGACATACTAAATCAGGATTCAGTTAAATTCATCAGTCAAAGCAACAAAATAACAacactctgtgtgtgtgtgtgagatagagagagagagggagagggagagggagagggaggttACCGCAGCTGCCTTGGTCTTTGACATCCACGACGGCGCCTTTCTCTCTCCAGTCAATCGAGTCCGGCAAGCTGTCGCCGAGCTTCGGCGCATAGCGATCGCTCTTCACACTGGAGAGGCGGCGGCTGGGGTCAGGTTTGGTTCCGAGATGAGCCTTCCGGTACTCGTCGTTGGTGAGATCGGCGAACCGGTTGGGGCCGAGCTTGTAGCTCCGGTTGGGCAGCGCGTTCTTCTCATCGATGTAGCGCAAGTTGTCCTTGAAGATCTCGAACCGCCTCTCGCTCTCCCCGAGAGCGTTGTAGGTTTTGCCATGCTTGGCCATCCACGCCGCGTGCAGAGACCTCAAGTGGTTATCGTCGTAGGACACGATCGAAATATCGGAAGCCAGAGCTGTTGCGAAGAGGAGGacggagagggagagggagagggaaagGAAGAGAGTGAGAAGAGAAGCCATTGCTGTTGATGGTGTTGGAACTGTGTGTTGAGTTTGGGACAATTGAAGCTCTTTTTATAAGGCAaaaacttgattttttttttctttttctttttggttaaaatattgaaattattGGATATTTGCTAGATACACTCCGGAATTGCTTCGCACGCCCTGCTCTGTTTTAAAGGAGAAGGCGTGCGTGTTGTCTTGCTGGGTAAGTTTTGGAGTGCGGAAATTAATTTAGGGGATGCGTATAGTGTTTTTGGTGAGATGGTATTGGGCAAAAATGACCTTGTAGGAAGAAGACAAATGGAGAAGTCCAATTGGTGGGtgaattataatttaataaaataatctatGATTTTCCATTTATATTCATCCTTCATACCCCTAGACACGTCATCTCTTGCAGAGGGtgagaaaataaaaacacatgatCCATGTAGggataaaaaatcaaatttccaTAAAGTTAGTAACATGGGTTTGGTTGATCAATCAATCATATATCGATTCTAAAGGTTTGTAGCAATCCATTTGCCTTCGgtaaatttggtcaaattaaCCATACGATGAATCAATCCCATGTGTGTAGCAACTATATCCACACGCATAAAAGATGGCTATATtatgttgttgttgttttaatttttataactaTGATAGATTATATTTGTAAAATATGATAATACTCCATCATATAGTTATAAAGTGAATCACGATAAAATAAAAGCAAGAGAGCCACACATATTCCGACTTTGTTCGTAACTTTATTCGCCATAAATAAGTGATTTTAcaacaataataaaattaactTCAACACAATACATAAGTGAACTAAAAGTAAAAAGAGCACGATGACAAACAagtaacaaaaatataaaaaataatcaaataatcatAGATAACAAGAAACAAAATGTTACGATCACAAATAAGAGAGAATCATTGAAAAAATAAGAGGTTGAATAAGAGAAGCAACAGGCAACTAAAACTCCCAATTGATTTCTCATTAGATAGTTACAGTTGAATGGAAGGCAAGGAAGAGCAATTGgaagatgaaagaaaataaGTAATAAATAGAATCGATTAAATTTATAGATTCATGAAAATAGTGTATTATGTTACAGGTCAAGGTGTGACTGTGGCGACTTCTTGAATTTATGTATACTTCATATGTCTTTAATTTGTATCATTCCAAATCCTTCTTTCCATTCTATGTGAATATATCTACACTGCAATTTCTATCTATCAATATACAATTGCACCTTTAATTCATCTTTAATAGTTCATTAGGGCATCTCCAGTGGCTttcgcccagcaatagcccagccacaaactcctcctgccacatcatcagcactaaaaatcctcctgccacctCATCAGGACAaccaaatagcccagcaatagcctagccacatcacccctaattatataaaacaaataattgacaatcacacaaaatacggaattaaatgtacgacacagatacgagaaaattcaataatattatttaaattaaaaaatacaataaaaaaaatacattacttaaaaaaattacattaaaaaatacattaattttaaaaaaaattacattatttaaaaaaacacgaCCTCCGcatcactcctcgtctccgtcgcgtatatatagtgtttcgaaaattttaaaaaaaaattaaattcgctCGCCGAATGCTCGCCGGtcctgagcctgcaatggcggcgagcgcatcggcgagcgctcgcgaatcggccagcgctagccgattttttcgcTGAAATGGCGCTCgtcggttccaatggttcggcgagcgccggaaatcggctagccggcctgctcgccgccattggagatgctcttacatcTTTCATCGTTCAAGAAGTGCAAAACAATTAATTCATAACCCTAATCGACTATATTAAATGGCCTATAAAGTTATCATTGATTAAGAGGGTATCCGTTGTTGATCGATGTATAGTAGGCCACGTTGAGGATTACACACATGCGGTGATGTGCTTTTTATTCTTGGATTGATTACGAAGAAAGATGAGAGGTGGAATTTGAATGGTACATTTTACAATTTATATATTGTAATTATATACTTTATTATTTGCATTATTCTTATATCCACCTGGACCATTACCATCTCAACCTTGTTTCAagtatatatattagtattatatcataactcatttttttaattattacatATATAACCATTCCACTCAAACCTAGTATTTCAACATCTCAAATTCATATGTACCCATTTTCATATTAcaccaattatttttttatatcatcttTTTTTAAATGCAGAAATTTTGTAGTTTCGAAGTTTACATTATAACTAAAATGGACTGTCGTTGTTATGACTATCATCATCAATCTAGACTAGACACCAATTGTGGCCGATTTGGTTGAATGcatcttttaagttttaacccTTTTAATTTAATGAGTTAAAATACTGTCGATGACGTTTAACATTTTACATGCTCTAAAGTGTTTTTCGTTCCATTATTGGTGACtgctataattaaattaaaaaacattATTCTATTACCACCTAATTTCCTTCATGGGGAACCTCGTTTTGCGTCCAAATAAGAGAAAAGATTATTTAACACAGAATTAAAAAAGTTTATCTTTTGCAAGTAGCTTTTATTCAACTATATCATAATATGGAGGGACCAGCCACTAggtcttttattttatttatatcaatGGCATGTGGTTATTATTATatctattattttaaaaaaattatcaatattattatttaattaaaaagggCCTCCGTTCAAATTTTTATGGAACTTTAGATGATTTAATTAAACGCGGTCTAATATATCTAATCTTATCTAAAACTAGATCTACTCTAATAGGGCTTATTTGGGTTATTATTTTAGTAATGACTAATTCGTAGGCAATATgatcaaaattataaatggcTTTCTATAAGATTTagacttttttttatgaaattattaaaatttctcACCTTTTTAGAAACAACATATCAACTCCATAACAacttttttcatgaattttcaAGAATTTTCTCACCTTTAGAAGGAGCATAAACTCAACCACCTCCTTAgttcaatttttattaaattgattcGAGCatcaatttataatttatgtCTAGCTGGGGGCAAGAAAGAGCAAAGTCACGATATCCAATGCCATATATAAATGGTTTTAACAATACTAATACCTAACTAAATTACTCTAAAAAACAATACCTAACTAAAGACACATTAATAAATAGAAGAAAGTGACGTTTTAATGTCTAAAATATATCGGAATAAATGCGATGCTTTGATATTTTCAATCTGCGTGTTTAGTTATCAGGTGATAAAATGCAAtttctatataataaaaattttaaactcTTCAACAAAGTGTTAATATAGTGTAaaactttaaaattttgatacaacacaatgtcaaccgttgacattgtgttaacATTTGTTGTTGCTATATTATTTTGTCATCGGTTGACATTATCTAACGGTACGaatcatagtttagagtttgtacaatatttagattttgtatttgattatatCCCTTAGTTATCCTCTCCCGTTATAGtagtaaataaaaacaatagatATTAAAATTACagttttttttactactttgaTTCATATAGACCTTGTAATGATATTTAAACCTTTCCTTGATCCATTCTTATTGTTTGCACTAGCTTAAAGTTGATATTTAAACATTATTCCAAGCTAGAAATCTGAAGACAAAATTAACAGATGAGATCATGAGAATGACAATATTCAATACATAGAGTTCCAAAAGCCCCTTAATTAATTTTGAGTTTCAACATTAGTTATATCTCAACTCCAAATTCGAACCAAATATCTAAAGATCTAGacattattgaaatatttttaaaatgaaattaatttgaaacAAGATACAAAAATTTGAGATTTAAAATTTCAACTATCTAACaattaaagataaaataaaaaatgcctgTGTAGTTTGCTTCTTCAAGGTCAGAACTCAGAAGTGGTCCCACACAACGGATCTTTGGAATTTGATTGGCTGATCTAAGTTGATTGGAATATAACGAAATTAAAGCTCAAATATCCAGATACGAAGTACTAAAATATTTCGTATATTCGATATTATGTGTTGTTAAACGAAACGATAAAGTAAACTATCATTTCATATTTCAACTTCACCTTTATTGCACGAAACTACCCAatacataaatcatttttttccttCATAGCTTCCACACCTATTCTCACTGTAATATTCTCATTCATCTCATTTAATTGAcacatttttcctttttaatatcCCACTCAGTGTAAATCTTTTCTAAAGACATAAATTTCATTCTTTTGCCTTTATTTTCTTCActaaacacacaaaacaataatGCAATAAAATTATGTCTGAATGAAAAATACTCACTTTAAATGTGATGGACATAGTAATACAGAGTAACAGATCCATGTAAAAAATTAGCTTACACTCACTATAATCCACACAAACTACGTAATATTCGTTTTATGGTTATTCCCTAGAAAAATAATTTCTAGCAAACTACTTCCTCTATCCGTGTCCGCATCGAACTAACAATGAGACTCATAGTCGCGGACACAGGAAGTAATACGGAGTACTAGGTTGATGGATTGTTAAAACTAGAAATAAACATTTAGATATATGTATTTAACTCGAACAGGCTCCTTAAAAATAGATCAAAGCATAGATTCTACAATTTGAGGTCAAGATCCTTTATTCCATACCAACGGTTCAATCATTCTTGGAACAACCAAGTTGAAGACTGTCAAATAGTACTTGTTTGAGGAAATAGGAATTAATCTGCAAAAGTGTAGATCGGGATTTTTACAAGCTCAGTAGTTGTAGACGTCCCATCCCGTCAGCTCGTGATTGCAGAAACTACGTACCTCAACGGATAAGGGATTCATTAGCTATGGTCAAATCCAAGATATTGTTCCACAAGCCTCACCACCGACTTAGCTAAGTCGTCTGCTGATTCTTGGTTCGATGCTTCAGCATACACTCTTACCACATCTTCAGTTCCTGAAGGCCGTATGAAACATCTTCCTTTTGGGTATTTATCTGACAAAAAAACACCTTCAGTACTTGGCAAAGAAACACCATGGTTTCGTGTTGCAGTTTATACATGTTCATCAAGTGTATACGGTGAGCAATTCCATTGGGACATGTAACCAAGTAATCTCGAATGCTTCAGTGAAACATATTTAACTGTGTAGTTCGGCATGTGTAACAAGATAAACTTACCAGTTTCAGCATCAATAGCTTCTTGTATACCGGTCGGGCTCACAACTTTAGTCTCTGCATTTGCAGTAATAACCGCGGTTCTGTCAACAACCTTTACCTGAAGAAGTGAAGGAAGATTAAGGCACATGATATTACATTAATGAAAAGTTTTAGGCTTTGGTAGGTTTCAGTTTTGTTGGTTTGAAAACATTTTCTTAGGGAAAACATGTTTCGGAGTAGGAGTCTTCgatcttcttctctttttttttcacacTTATACAAGGAACATTGAAGAATATATCTAATAAGGAGAAACTAACCTTAAGCTGTCTACTAGGTAAATCTTGATAAAGTTCATTCCATTTATGGATAGACCATCCCATATGTTTCAAGATGGCTTCCACTAAAAACAGCCCGCTTAATGCGTCTCCAACAGCTTGATTAATCAATCTGCTTACAGCCAATAACCTCAAAGCAGCCTTGTGTTGATCCGAATCTAGAGATAACCGAACAGAAGATTTGCTTTATCAGAAGCAAGTTGGTCACAGAACAAAAGGTAGCATAAGAAGAGCTCACTTCACCTTTTGATGTTGATGAAAGTTCCTGGTTTTTTATCTCCAACCACGACAGAAAGGCATCTGAAAACAAGACAGTTCCATGCCCATTGGCCTCGAAATAAATGCCAATATCATAATCGGCAGCTTTTTCGTGCAGGTGCTTGACACCTGTTGGAGTCATAACAACTTCCAGCCGCATCTGCTTCAGGTAATCAGTGGATGCACCATTAGCATAAGCCGTTTGTACCACACCTAGAGAAGCTTTATAGGAATTGTTTGTCTTTCCATCTTCGGGTCCATTAAGAAGGAATAATTGTTCCTTGAGGAACAAAGCAAATAGAGACAATATCTTGTCCCCATCGACAAGGTCAATCTTATTACTATTTGATATTACATAGAAATATACAAGCCGGTCAGCATCTCCATCCAAACTGGCACACCTGAAACACTAAGCCAGACAAGTTCAGGGTTTCAGTTCCCCATTAACAAAAGATGGAGTAGCCTCGAAAATGATTACTATTTTGTAAGAAATGTTTCTGAGGAAAACCATAACTTAAATtgtttaatattattttgagtTGTACTACAACTCATGAAGCCTTCTTTGACATTTCCCCAAAATAATTATACATgcattcattaaaaaaactgtGCAAAACATCCTTTACCAATCAAAAGACAACAACTTCATGAAAGGAAGATACTTGTACACCATCACTCAGacaaaaaaacaataacaaatgTAAAAATTTACAATTTTTACGCATTTTAGAGATAAACCTTAAAGTGATGCGGCCCTTACATGAAAACGCATGGCTAATTTAATATAGGATCAAGAAGGAAGATAGCACACCTCATGCCAGCATCAGCGGGGCCAAAATTACGAGGAACCATCTTCTCTTTCTGCACATAGTCAGCACCTACACCTTCATTAAGTACACCCTCACCGCAATTGCGAACATCAATGGTCAAATAACCTAACAATGTCTTCAAATTTTCAAGCTTTGCTCCTCCCACACCATCAGCGCCATCCACAATCAATTTATCGCTCACATTTTTGCTGCTATCTCCTTGGGGAATATAATCCAACAAGCACCTGAAATATCACATACAGATTTACATGGCACCTCTGACGAAAATCTCAATGCCAGACTGATAATCACATAGTATAAAATATTCCAATGAACAATGCTAAAACTAACCTAAAGGACGTCAACATCTGGTTATAATAATTGAGTTCAGTTGCTTCAATGCCCTTATTTTTTGCACGAACCATCCAGTGCAGTTGAGGAGTTGTCAGGATTCCCATATCTGAGGCAGTGGTGCCCATAATTGAAGTTATGC contains:
- the LOC121754289 gene encoding phosphoacetylglucosamine mutase-like, which produces MNQLQQSALLNAASRFPIPAGAKFSYGTSGFRADASLLESTLFRVGILAALRSIQTRSVIGLMITASHNQVSDNGVKLADPSGGMLTQSWEPFADTLANASDPHSLLQLLGDFIKKENIILEGAPAGEVLLGRDTRPSGETLHEAAKQGITSIMGTTASDMGILTTPQLHWMVRAKNKGIEATELNYYNQMLTSFRCLLDYIPQGDSSKNVSDKLIVDGADGVGGAKLENLKTLLGYLTIDVRNCGEGVLNEGVGADYVQKEKMVPRNFGPADAGMRCASLDGDADRLVYFYVISNSNKIDLVDGDKILSLFALFLKEQLFLLNGPEDGKTNNSYKASLGVVQTAYANGASTDYLKQMRLEVVMTPTGVKHLHEKAADYDIGIYFEANGHGTVLFSDAFLSWLEIKNQELSSTSKDSDQHKAALRLLAVSRLINQAVGDALSGLFLVEAILKHMGWSIHKWNELYQDLPSRQLKVKVVDRTAVITANAETKVVSPTGIQEAIDAETDKYPKGRCFIRPSGTEDVVRVYAEASNQESADDLAKSVVRLVEQYLGFDHS